Proteins encoded in a region of the Sulfurimonas marina genome:
- the feoB gene encoding ferrous iron transport protein B produces MNEETLACPVTAKHIKVALVGQPNVGKSMLINSVSNAHLHVGNFSGVTVDKTEVLFDYKGYNFTVVDLPGTYAFTDYTIEERVTHDYLCAEEYDIIINVVDSTNLLKNLQLTSELLTMSKKVVIALNMSDEAEKEGISVDAEYMTELMGIPCVKVSAATKLGIDQLIDTVVKEFEAEKVDPKLVFSVSVEDEISNLVSYFKKHKYQAVNSHRNIAINLLKNNKKTYEKLHDNPIWTELQPVLIEASRHIEIHHDTDDVKEAFAEEYASFNRGIVAEVVKQDKREEKKTLTEKIDSVLIHPVVGIPIFLFFMWGLFQLTFEIGAIPMDYIDAFFGWFGDVIGATITNESIRSLVVDGIIAGVGAVVLFIPNIVILFIGIALLESTGYMSRVAFLLDGFFHKFGLHGQSFIPLVTGFGCSIPAYMSARVLKNDRDRLLTLFIIGFMSCGARLPVYVLFAGAFFPEDMAGNVLFAIYISGAIIGLIAAKILKLTAFKGVDEPFVMEMPKYRLPSVKLIWHTVLTKTMMYLKKAGTFIAGASMLIWFLSTYPHNSTLEAEYEVKIQKAQSEQEIIQLENKLAMEHLEQSYLGTIGKFTEPIFAPLGFDWKMNIALQTGLAAKEVVVSTLGVLYSLGDDVDAESQTLVNQISKNIPFASAVSFIVVVMIYLPCLAASIVFTREAGSIKYFFYLFAFTSVAAYVMAFIAYRVTLALTGVS; encoded by the coding sequence ATGAATGAAGAGACATTAGCCTGTCCCGTTACTGCAAAACATATAAAAGTAGCACTTGTAGGGCAACCAAATGTAGGTAAAAGTATGCTTATCAATTCGGTAAGTAATGCCCACCTGCATGTTGGAAACTTTTCAGGTGTGACGGTAGATAAAACGGAAGTACTGTTTGACTATAAAGGGTATAACTTTACTGTAGTTGATCTTCCGGGTACGTATGCATTTACAGATTATACGATCGAAGAGCGTGTAACACACGATTATCTTTGTGCTGAAGAGTATGACATTATTATTAATGTAGTAGATTCAACAAATCTATTGAAAAATTTACAACTCACATCTGAACTTCTTACAATGAGTAAAAAAGTGGTGATAGCACTTAATATGAGTGATGAAGCTGAAAAAGAAGGGATCTCAGTAGATGCCGAGTATATGACGGAACTGATGGGGATCCCTTGTGTAAAGGTTTCAGCAGCTACAAAACTGGGTATCGATCAGCTGATCGACACTGTTGTAAAAGAGTTTGAAGCTGAAAAGGTTGATCCAAAACTTGTTTTTTCAGTGAGTGTAGAAGATGAGATCAGTAATCTTGTAAGTTATTTTAAAAAGCATAAATATCAAGCGGTAAATTCACATAGAAATATTGCGATCAATCTTCTGAAAAACAATAAAAAAACTTACGAAAAACTGCATGATAATCCTATTTGGACAGAATTACAGCCGGTTTTGATCGAAGCTTCAAGACATATTGAGATCCATCATGATACGGATGATGTAAAAGAAGCTTTTGCCGAAGAGTATGCATCATTTAACAGAGGTATAGTTGCCGAGGTAGTAAAACAGGATAAAAGAGAAGAGAAAAAAACACTTACAGAGAAGATAGATTCGGTACTTATTCACCCTGTTGTGGGTATTCCGATATTTTTATTTTTTATGTGGGGATTGTTTCAGCTCACTTTTGAGATAGGTGCAATTCCTATGGATTATATCGATGCATTTTTCGGATGGTTCGGAGATGTGATCGGAGCTACTATTACAAATGAGAGTATACGCTCTCTTGTGGTGGATGGGATCATTGCCGGTGTAGGGGCAGTTGTTCTTTTTATTCCTAATATTGTTATCTTATTTATTGGTATAGCACTGTTAGAGAGTACGGGATATATGTCTAGGGTAGCTTTTTTGCTTGATGGATTTTTCCATAAATTTGGGCTTCATGGGCAAAGTTTTATCCCGCTTGTAACAGGTTTTGGATGCTCTATTCCTGCATATATGAGTGCAAGAGTTTTAAAAAATGACCGTGACAGACTTTTAACGCTTTTTATTATCGGGTTTATGTCTTGTGGTGCAAGACTCCCTGTATATGTACTCTTCGCTGGAGCTTTTTTTCCTGAGGATATGGCGGGAAATGTTTTATTTGCTATCTATATCAGTGGTGCAATCATAGGACTGATTGCGGCAAAAATTTTAAAACTCACTGCATTCAAAGGTGTGGACGAACCATTTGTTATGGAGATGCCGAAGTATAGATTGCCGAGTGTGAAGCTTATCTGGCATACAGTACTTACAAAAACAATGATGTACCTGAAAAAAGCGGGTACTTTTATCGCGGGTGCATCGATGTTGATTTGGTTTTTATCAACCTATCCACACAATAGTACGCTTGAAGCTGAGTACGAGGTTAAAATTCAAAAGGCACAAAGTGAACAGGAGATTATTCAGCTTGAGAATAAACTGGCAATGGAGCATTTGGAACAGAGTTATCTCGGCACTATTGGAAAGTTTACAGAACCTATTTTTGCACCGCTTGGATTTGACTGGAAAATGAATATAGCATTGCAGACTGGTCTTGCTGCTAAAGAGGTTGTGGTTTCAACTCTTGGAGTTCTTTACTCTTTAGGGGATGATGTAGATGCAGAGAGCCAAACTTTGGTAAATCAGATAAGTAAAAATATTCCTTTTGCATCAGCCGTATCGTTTATAGTTGTTGTTATGATCTATTTACCGTGTCTGGCAGCTTCTATCGTTTTTACACGTGAAGCGGGTAGTATCAAATACTTTTTCTACCTTTTTGCATTTACTTCGGTAGCTGCATATGTGATGGCGTTTATCGCATACAGAGTAACATTGGCTCTGACAGGTGTTAGCTAA
- a CDS encoding response regulator transcription factor, whose translation MAQHKILMIEDDLELAEILTEYLEQFDFAITVEDDPFKAVSILKLEPFDLVILDLTLPGMDGLEVCEAIRERQDIPIIISSARSDVTDKVKALELGADDYMPKPYDPRELEARIQSVLRRYAAKTEAKAENKSDFKCDKETMTITYKGRNIDLTNAEFGILAYMIQKHGLVVSREDLIHNVNAINEDSSNKSIDVMVGRIRSKLGDKSLIESVRGVGYKLLK comes from the coding sequence ATGGCACAACATAAAATATTGATGATAGAAGATGATCTTGAACTTGCCGAGATCCTAACAGAATATCTTGAGCAGTTTGATTTTGCGATCACTGTAGAAGATGATCCGTTTAAAGCTGTTAGTATTTTAAAATTAGAGCCTTTTGACCTTGTTATTTTAGATTTGACACTTCCGGGGATGGATGGTCTTGAAGTGTGTGAAGCAATTCGTGAACGTCAAGATATCCCTATAATTATCTCTTCGGCTAGAAGTGACGTAACAGATAAAGTAAAAGCACTGGAACTCGGAGCTGACGATTATATGCCAAAACCTTACGACCCTCGTGAACTTGAAGCGAGAATCCAGTCTGTTCTACGCCGTTATGCTGCAAAAACAGAGGCAAAAGCGGAAAATAAAAGTGATTTCAAATGTGATAAAGAAACAATGACAATCACATATAAAGGTCGCAATATCGATCTTACAAATGCCGAATTTGGGATTTTGGCTTATATGATCCAAAAACACGGTCTTGTAGTGTCTCGCGAAGATCTGATTCATAACGTAAATGCGATCAATGAAGACAGTTCCAACAAGTCAATTGACGTAATGGTTGGACGTATTAGAAGCAAACTAGGGGATAAATCTCTTATCGAATCGGTTCGTGGCGTAGGATATAAACTGCTTAAATGA
- a CDS encoding ArsS family sensor histidine kinase has translation MMKRNAVLITILFALSVSLISVSAIFWEFYKLNKQQYIDHIFTKYSVIAQIYREHMQRSSSEIMLEANLAVYDLFIIKDKKEKKDILEKSKLLKKEGFKSFGTSLMLNKNGLFTKNTVTNLEASMLKHQKQIYFYIESPDSEVLIKDERLHPYSYLNILYFYSMVFIIISLSFVLVMQKLRPLIRLRKKIALYGNGDMEISFKTKNIDEIGSVANELENTREKINTILESRTLFLRNLMHELKTPIAKGTIVTQMLSEQKQRDRFTSIFKRLETLVEEFALIEEVTSLGDTTEFKEYRLVDIIDGAIDMAMVDREKVGVMISTDVKVDVNYRLYTTAIKNMIDNAMKYSDDAYIKILINEKGELCFESRGECLKHPLQYYIEPFTKENPSKNSFGLGLYLVDSILKAHGEILAHEYENGVNRFIFA, from the coding sequence ATGATGAAACGAAACGCAGTCCTTATCACGATACTTTTTGCATTGAGTGTTTCACTCATAAGTGTCAGTGCAATTTTTTGGGAGTTTTATAAGCTCAACAAACAACAATATATAGATCATATTTTTACGAAATACTCTGTTATTGCACAAATCTACCGTGAGCATATGCAAAGAAGTTCTTCGGAGATTATGCTTGAAGCCAACCTTGCAGTATATGATCTCTTCATCATTAAAGATAAAAAAGAGAAAAAAGATATTTTAGAAAAATCGAAACTCCTTAAAAAAGAGGGGTTTAAAAGTTTTGGTACTTCTTTAATGCTCAACAAAAACGGACTTTTTACTAAAAATACCGTGACAAACCTTGAAGCTTCAATGTTAAAACATCAAAAGCAGATCTATTTTTATATAGAAAGCCCCGATTCTGAAGTGTTGATCAAGGATGAAAGACTGCACCCATATAGTTATCTGAATATTCTATATTTTTATAGTATGGTTTTTATTATTATCTCACTCTCGTTTGTCCTAGTTATGCAAAAACTGCGTCCCCTTATCAGACTTAGAAAAAAGATAGCACTTTACGGAAACGGTGATATGGAGATCTCTTTTAAAACGAAAAATATTGATGAGATAGGCTCTGTTGCAAATGAGCTTGAAAATACAAGAGAGAAGATCAATACAATTTTAGAATCACGTACACTTTTTTTACGAAACCTGATGCATGAGTTAAAGACACCGATTGCAAAAGGGACCATTGTTACACAAATGCTCTCGGAGCAAAAACAGCGTGATCGTTTCACTTCAATTTTTAAACGTTTAGAGACTTTGGTTGAAGAGTTTGCATTGATCGAAGAGGTGACAAGTCTGGGTGATACTACCGAGTTTAAAGAGTACCGTTTAGTAGATATCATTGACGGTGCGATCGACATGGCAATGGTTGATAGAGAAAAAGTGGGAGTGATGATAAGTACTGACGTCAAAGTAGATGTAAATTATCGCCTTTATACAACCGCTATAAAAAATATGATTGACAATGCGATGAAGTATTCTGATGATGCATATATTAAAATTCTTATCAATGAAAAAGGTGAACTTTGTTTTGAAAGTAGAGGGGAGTGTTTAAAGCATCCTCTACAATATTATATAGAACCTTTTACAAAAGAAAACCCGTCAAAAAATAGTTTTGGACTCGGACTTTACCTGGTAGATTCTATCTTAAAAGCACATGGAGAAATTTTAGCTCACGAGTATGAAAACGGGGTAAATCGTTTTATATTTGCGTAA
- the mltF gene encoding membrane-bound lytic murein transglycosylase MltF → MNKFLHIGVYLFFASSFFLFGWFSHATYEPGKRIEKKSILDTIKERKTLNVVLLNAPSTYYIGPDGPSGFEYELLDAYAKSLGVELNITAAHTVKEALEYVGKEGIDLVSASLTKTPHREELYNFGPSYFEVQEQVICHRGMLGSSKFPRDVEDLEGLEIVVGENTSYYETVNSLIDDGFDINVSVTSEYSTEELLEMVSNHQIDCTLADSNIYSINLKYFPDIAMAFAISGREQLAWILPPNSTKLETNMYTWLNSFVQTGKMTRLKDHYYSYVLFFDYYNTKMFYKRVDSRLPRYESYFKNSATRFGIPWTLLAAVSYQESHWNPKAKSFTGVRGMMMLTRHTARLLGVKNRLDPRQSIVGGTRHLKQMIKNVPEGVEGEDRLKFALAAYNVGGGHIQDAMSLAKKLGLNQYVWSDLKIVLPLLSQKKYYKTLKFGYARGSEPVKYVEAIYNYKSILDKLVDEKEKAEEEKKLDENTTHQL, encoded by the coding sequence ATGAATAAATTTCTCCACATTGGTGTGTATCTTTTTTTTGCATCCTCTTTTTTCCTTTTTGGGTGGTTTAGCCACGCAACTTACGAACCCGGAAAACGTATAGAAAAAAAATCTATTTTAGATACTATAAAAGAGAGAAAAACATTAAATGTTGTCCTTTTAAATGCTCCATCAACTTACTATATCGGACCTGACGGTCCTAGCGGATTTGAATATGAACTATTAGATGCATATGCAAAAAGCTTAGGAGTTGAACTTAATATCACTGCTGCACATACGGTTAAAGAGGCACTGGAATATGTAGGCAAAGAGGGGATAGATTTAGTTTCGGCTTCACTTACAAAAACACCCCATAGAGAAGAGCTATATAATTTTGGACCATCCTATTTTGAAGTACAAGAGCAGGTTATATGTCATCGTGGGATGCTCGGGAGTTCCAAGTTTCCAAGAGATGTAGAAGATCTGGAAGGTTTAGAGATTGTTGTCGGGGAAAATACAAGTTACTATGAAACGGTAAATTCTCTTATAGATGACGGCTTTGATATAAATGTCAGTGTTACATCAGAATACTCTACAGAAGAGCTTTTAGAGATGGTTTCAAACCATCAGATAGATTGTACATTGGCCGATTCTAACATCTACTCAATCAATTTAAAATATTTTCCAGATATAGCGATGGCTTTTGCGATCAGTGGACGGGAACAGCTTGCATGGATCTTGCCGCCTAACTCTACAAAGTTAGAGACAAACATGTACACCTGGCTCAATAGTTTTGTTCAAACAGGAAAAATGACACGTTTAAAAGATCATTACTACTCTTATGTACTTTTCTTTGACTATTACAATACAAAGATGTTTTATAAAAGAGTTGATTCAAGACTGCCAAGATATGAGTCTTATTTTAAAAATTCAGCGACGCGCTTTGGAATTCCTTGGACACTTTTAGCTGCGGTATCATATCAGGAATCACACTGGAATCCTAAAGCAAAAAGTTTTACGGGTGTTAGAGGGATGATGATGTTAACGCGTCATACTGCGAGACTTCTAGGTGTTAAAAACAGACTAGATCCAAGGCAAAGTATTGTCGGTGGTACAAGACATCTAAAACAGATGATTAAAAATGTTCCTGAAGGTGTAGAAGGTGAGGATAGATTGAAATTTGCACTTGCTGCATACAATGTGGGTGGCGGGCATATTCAAGATGCAATGTCGTTAGCAAAAAAACTTGGACTCAACCAATACGTATGGAGTGATCTGAAGATTGTTTTACCGCTTTTATCACAGAAAAAATACTATAAAACACTCAAATTCGGTTATGCTAGAGGGAGTGAACCTGTAAAATATGTTGAGGCTATTTATAATTATAAATCTATTTTAGATAAGTTGGTTGATGAAAAAGAGAAGGCAGAGGAGGAAAAAAAGCTAGATGAGAATACTACTCACCAGCTTTAG
- the rsfS gene encoding ribosome silencing factor, translated as MLDRIEKITSVLDKNKAEAIEVFDLQGKDYIVDYAIIASSLGQKHTIALLDHLKKELKPEEHFNNVDESGDWVVIDLGDILIHIMTPEYRVKYDMETFLAELSKAGE; from the coding sequence ATGTTAGATAGAATAGAAAAAATAACTTCTGTACTAGATAAAAATAAAGCTGAAGCTATTGAGGTGTTTGACCTGCAAGGTAAAGACTATATTGTTGACTATGCGATCATCGCTTCATCACTTGGACAAAAACATACAATCGCTCTTTTAGACCACCTGAAAAAAGAGTTAAAACCGGAAGAACACTTCAACAATGTTGATGAGAGCGGAGACTGGGTTGTTATAGATCTTGGAGATATCCTCATCCATATCATGACTCCTGAGTATCGTGTTAAATACGATATGGAAACTTTTTTAGCAGAACTTTCTAAAGCTGGTGAGTAG
- the nadD gene encoding nicotinate (nicotinamide) nucleotide adenylyltransferase: MKNIALFGGSFDPPHLGHLKIVEALKKLDFINKIIIMPTYLNPFKSKFVADAALRLKWLEDIFQNDPSVEVSSFEVDQAAKVPTIQTVQHLKKYYDVIYLVIGADNLASLEKWYKYDELKNLVKFIVVTRENITIPDSYIKVEVDVSVSSTELRENIDINYLPPKIAKKIENYYKEHNVR; the protein is encoded by the coding sequence ATGAAAAATATAGCACTTTTTGGCGGCTCATTTGATCCTCCACATTTAGGTCATCTAAAAATTGTAGAGGCATTAAAAAAATTAGATTTTATTAATAAGATCATAATTATGCCAACATACCTCAATCCATTTAAATCAAAGTTTGTAGCAGATGCAGCTTTACGGTTAAAGTGGCTAGAAGATATATTTCAAAATGATCCAAGTGTAGAGGTGAGCTCTTTTGAAGTCGATCAGGCTGCAAAAGTTCCTACTATACAAACAGTACAACATCTCAAAAAATATTATGATGTTATCTATCTTGTAATAGGTGCTGACAACTTAGCATCTTTAGAGAAATGGTATAAGTATGATGAGCTAAAAAACTTAGTAAAGTTTATAGTTGTTACAAGAGAGAATATTACAATTCCTGACAGCTATATAAAAGTAGAAGTGGATGTCTCTGTATCATCTACTGAATTACGAGAGAATATAGATATAAACTATCTTCCTCCAAAAATTGCAAAAAAAATAGAAAATTATTACAAGGAACATAATGTTAGATAG
- the gap gene encoding type I glyceraldehyde-3-phosphate dehydrogenase codes for MALKIAINGFGRIGRCVARIAAKRDDVEIVAINDMASMDMMLYLLKNDSVHGTFNSEIEQIDEENISIDGQKIRVFSDRDPKNLKFADCGADMVLECTGVFLTQESAQVHIDNGVEKVLFSAPAKDKNTPTFVMGVNEDKYDGQKIVSNASCTTNCLGPVAKVLDDAFGIEKGLMTTIHSYTNDQNILDVKHSKDKRRARAGAINMIPTTTGAAKAISLVLPQLEGKLHGQSVRVPTPDVSMVDLNVVVRKETTKEEVNAAFNAAAASSHQGLILVDKEMRVSQDFVGCEYSSIVAEDLTQVIGGNMVKVMAWYDNEWGYSMRLIDMAIHISK; via the coding sequence ATGGCACTTAAAATAGCAATTAATGGATTTGGTAGAATCGGTCGTTGTGTTGCTAGAATAGCAGCAAAAAGAGATGACGTAGAGATTGTTGCTATCAATGATATGGCAAGTATGGATATGATGTTGTATCTTCTTAAAAACGATTCTGTTCACGGTACATTTAACAGTGAAATTGAGCAAATTGATGAAGAAAACATTAGTATTGATGGACAAAAAATTAGAGTTTTTTCTGATAGAGATCCTAAAAATCTAAAATTTGCGGACTGTGGTGCAGATATGGTTTTAGAGTGTACAGGTGTATTTTTAACTCAAGAGAGTGCACAAGTTCATATTGACAACGGTGTAGAAAAAGTACTTTTCTCTGCTCCTGCAAAAGATAAAAACACTCCAACATTCGTAATGGGTGTAAATGAAGATAAATATGACGGTCAAAAAATCGTTTCAAATGCTTCTTGTACAACAAACTGTTTAGGTCCTGTTGCAAAAGTTTTAGATGATGCTTTTGGAATTGAAAAAGGTCTTATGACAACTATCCACTCATATACAAATGACCAAAACATCCTAGATGTAAAACATTCTAAAGATAAGCGTCGTGCTCGTGCAGGTGCTATCAACATGATCCCGACAACAACTGGTGCTGCTAAAGCAATCAGCCTTGTTCTTCCACAACTTGAAGGGAAACTTCATGGTCAGTCTGTTCGTGTACCGACACCTGATGTTTCTATGGTTGACTTAAACGTAGTTGTAAGAAAAGAGACTACAAAAGAGGAAGTAAATGCAGCATTTAATGCAGCAGCTGCTAGTTCTCATCAGGGACTTATCTTAGTAGATAAAGAGATGAGAGTATCTCAAGACTTCGTAGGGTGTGAATACAGCTCAATCGTTGCAGAAGATCTTACTCAGGTTATCGGCGGTAACATGGTAAAAGTTATGGCTTGGTACGATAATGAGTGGGGTTACTCTATGAGACTTATCGATATGGCTATCCATATTAGTAAATAA
- a CDS encoding phosphoglycerate kinase, with protein sequence MELLHLKDLDLKDKKVFIRCDFNVPMDEFGNITDDRRIRSAVATINHCLDEDCAVILASHLGRPKGEVVEKYSLAPVARRLQQLLKRAVALAPSVVGEDAMKMAEELPRHEVMLLENLRFEKGETENDEELSKKLASMAEFYINDAFGVSHRAHASVHGITKYFDDAHKAAGFLLEKEINFFANLIDNPIRPFAAIVGGSKVSGKLEALVNLLPKVDKVFIGGGMAFTFLKQLGYDIGASLVEDDLLEEAQKIMDKAKELGVKFYLPVDIIAAEKFSADAVSKIVTAQEIPTEWMGLDIGPATVRLYREGLNDVQTILWNGPMGVYEMEKFARGSSKIAHFVADSYATTVVGGGDTADLVQRINVGNEITFISTGGGASLELLEGKVLPGVEALVKG encoded by the coding sequence ATGGAATTATTACATTTAAAAGATTTAGATTTAAAAGATAAAAAAGTTTTTATCAGATGTGACTTTAATGTTCCAATGGATGAGTTTGGAAATATTACGGATGACAGACGTATCCGTTCAGCAGTTGCTACTATCAATCATTGTTTAGATGAAGACTGTGCAGTTATTCTTGCTTCTCACCTTGGACGTCCAAAAGGTGAAGTGGTTGAAAAATACTCTTTAGCACCTGTTGCTCGCAGATTACAACAATTATTAAAGCGTGCTGTTGCACTGGCTCCGAGTGTAGTGGGTGAAGATGCTATGAAAATGGCCGAAGAGTTACCTCGTCATGAAGTTATGCTTTTAGAGAACCTTCGTTTTGAAAAAGGTGAAACTGAAAACGATGAAGAGTTGTCTAAGAAACTTGCATCTATGGCAGAGTTTTACATTAATGATGCATTTGGTGTATCTCACCGTGCACACGCTTCAGTTCACGGAATTACGAAATATTTTGACGATGCACATAAAGCAGCCGGTTTCTTACTTGAAAAAGAGATTAACTTTTTTGCGAATCTGATCGACAATCCTATTCGTCCATTTGCTGCAATTGTTGGCGGTTCAAAAGTTTCAGGAAAACTCGAAGCACTTGTTAATTTACTTCCAAAAGTTGATAAAGTTTTTATCGGTGGCGGTATGGCTTTTACATTCCTAAAACAATTAGGATATGACATTGGTGCATCACTTGTTGAAGATGATCTTCTTGAAGAGGCACAAAAGATTATGGACAAAGCAAAAGAGTTAGGTGTGAAATTTTATCTTCCTGTAGATATTATAGCTGCAGAGAAATTCTCGGCAGATGCTGTAAGTAAAATAGTAACTGCTCAGGAGATTCCTACTGAATGGATGGGACTAGATATTGGACCTGCGACTGTAAGACTTTACCGTGAAGGTCTTAATGATGTTCAAACAATACTTTGGAATGGTCCAATGGGTGTTTATGAGATGGAAAAATTTGCAAGAGGTAGTTCGAAAATAGCACACTTTGTTGCAGATAGCTATGCAACTACTGTAGTTGGCGGTGGTGATACGGCTGATCTTGTACAACGTATAAATGTAGGAAACGAGATCACATTTATATCTACAGGTGGCGGAGCTTCACTTGAACTTTTAGAAGGTAAAGTTTTACCGGGTGTTGAAGCACTAGTAAAAGGATAA
- a CDS encoding triose-phosphate isomerase, with product MIVAANLKTNLTRKQTKEYIETLDDFVKTNHINQESFVFPATSSLDSYDTDVTIGAQNAYPVQNGAFTGEIGVEHLDEFGLKTILIGHSERRHILGETQDVILQKFNYFKELGYTIVYCVGEPLEKREAGVAEMMDYINAQYRGIDTSYERLIIAYEPVWAIGTGLTPTNEDIIAIHRELKKKSPAPLLYGGSVKVNNAKEIMALQNVDGVLVGSAALKVEDFCQMVTFAQELENK from the coding sequence ATGATAGTAGCAGCTAATTTAAAAACAAACCTGACAAGAAAACAAACAAAAGAGTATATAGAAACACTTGATGATTTTGTAAAAACAAATCATATAAACCAAGAGAGTTTTGTTTTCCCTGCTACATCCTCTTTAGATAGTTATGATACAGATGTAACTATCGGTGCTCAAAATGCTTATCCTGTACAAAATGGAGCATTTACCGGTGAGATAGGTGTTGAACATTTAGATGAGTTCGGTTTGAAAACTATTTTGATCGGACACAGTGAACGTCGCCATATTTTAGGTGAAACTCAAGATGTAATATTGCAAAAGTTTAATTACTTCAAAGAGCTTGGATATACGATAGTATATTGTGTAGGTGAACCACTGGAAAAAAGAGAAGCAGGTGTTGCTGAAATGATGGATTATATTAATGCTCAATATAGAGGTATCGATACATCATATGAAAGACTGATTATTGCATACGAACCTGTTTGGGCGATCGGTACGGGGCTTACTCCTACAAATGAAGATATTATAGCAATTCATCGAGAGTTGAAGAAAAAATCACCTGCCCCGCTTTTATATGGTGGAAGTGTAAAAGTAAATAATGCAAAAGAGATTATGGCACTTCAAAATGTTGATGGTGTATTGGTTGGTAGTGCAGCATTAAAAGTTGAAGACTTTTGTCAAATGGTTACGTTTGCACAAGAACTAGAAAACAAGTAA